A window from Dermacentor silvarum isolate Dsil-2018 unplaced genomic scaffold, BIME_Dsil_1.4 Seq545, whole genome shotgun sequence encodes these proteins:
- the LOC125941887 gene encoding uncharacterized protein LOC125941887 produces the protein MRVIVPAKLRNLLLDELHEGHPGIVRSKQLARSYVWWPSIEADLEHRVKACSGPVSFNVRATTPRGSFTWRRHKDQLLVRTTDPDREASDQEGYEFLAFPPSVDPVTSSAPTTSGPAASQEIQTAGARRYPTRDRRPPDRYQAGV, from the exons ATGCGAGTGATCGTGCCGGCAAAGTTGCGCAACTTGCTGCTGGACGAACTCCACGAAGGGCACCCAGGCATCGTGCGCAGCAAGCAACTAGCGCGCAGCTACGTGTGGTGGCCGTCCATCGAGGCGGACCTCGAGCATCGTGTCAAGGCCTGC TCCGGCCCTGTGTCTTTTAACGTTCGTGCTACCACACCCAGAGGCAGTTTCACCTGGCGTCGTCACAAGGACCAGCTGCTCGTGCGGACCACGGATCCGGACCGCGAGGCATCTGACCAAGAGGGGTACGAGTTCCTGGCGTTTCCACCAAGCGTCGACCCAGTTACATCCTCCGCTCCTACCACCAGTGGTCCTGCCGCTTCGCAAGAGATCCAGACGGCGGGTGCAAGACGCTACCCGACTAGAGACCGTCGACCACCGGACAGATATCAAGCTGGAGTTTAG
- the LOC125941888 gene encoding uncharacterized protein LOC125941888 — MTGAEAAVTHFTGRLGQLEPFDESASDWASYEERLTSFLIVNRVPDGDKVHAFLSIIGPKTYGLLKSLTAPELPSTKSFEDLKKVLSDHLSPKPSVIGERAKFHRRCQREGESLSSYVAELRKLSQTCEFGSALDESLRDRFVCGLLREEIQRVLFTEDSKLTFQKAVERALAMEAAKKSAAEARGADAAVGDVHKVQAETQKTCKSCFRCGSPKHTSEACPHLDATCFSCNKKGHIQRACRSSGKTFSKKKQTKKNVKMLTVVSRKASTLSLNGVSAAQSDPVTVQMTIDGVLVNMELDTGAAVSVMSKTQFRQLFPSAVVEPTTVKLRTYTGALVRPQGVSSVNVQHGDHSAILPLYVVDHKGPPLLGREWLHAVRLEWAKIWNLNNITRTFATSDTESAHKAYRQRRRRLTHSSRLQPLKTGSSCSRSWESSISTASSFLT, encoded by the exons ATGACTGGGGCCGAGGCAGCAGTGACGCACTTCACTGGGCGACTGGGCCAGCTGGAACCCTTTGACGAGTCCGCCAGCGATTGGGCTTCGTACGAAGAGCGGCTTACGTCGTTCCTTATTGTAAACCGAGTACCCGACGGCGACAAGGTACACGCCTTTTTGAGCATTATCGGTCCGAAGACCTACGGGTTGTTGAAGTCATTAACAGCTCCCGAACTGCCTTCTACGAAGAGTTTCGAAGACCTCAAGAAAGTTTTGAGCGACCACCTGTCCCCGAAGCCGTCCGTCATTGGAGAACGGGCCAAGTTTCACCGGAGGTGTCAACGAGAAGGCGAGTCCTTATCTAGTTATGTTGCCGAGCTTCGTAAACTGTCGCAAACGTGCGAATTTGGAAGCGCCCTTGACGAGTCCCTTCGGGACCGCTTCGTGTGCGGCCTGCTACGAGAAGAAATTCAGCGAGTGCTTTTCACGGAAGATAGCAAGCTTACGTTCCAGAAAGCGGTGGAGCGGGCTCTGGCAATGGAAGCGGCTAAGAAGAGTGCTGCTGAGGCACGCGGCGCCGACGCCGCAGTCGGCGATGTGCACAAGGTGCAAGCAGAGAcgcagaaaacatgcaaaagctgTTTTCGCTGTGGCTCGCCAAAACACACGAGTGAAGCATGCCCTCACTTGGACGCAACCTGTTTCAGTTGCAACAAGAAAGGGCATATCCAGAGAGCCTGCCGAAGCAGTGGTAAGACTTTTTCTAAGAAAAAGCAGACGAAAAAGAATGTGAAGATGCTGACGGTTGTGTCGCGGAAAGCTTCGACCCTCAGTCTAAACGGCGTGTCGGCAGCTCAGAGCGACCCTGTCACCGTGCAGATGACCATCGACGGCGTCTTGGTGAACATGGAGCTAGACACGGGAGCGGCTGTTTCCGTCATGTCAAAGACGCAGTTCCGTCAGCTCTTTCCTTCGGCTGTAGTGGAGCCTACGACAGTTAAACTTCGTACCTACACAGGAGCACTGGTACGACCCCAGGGAGTCTCATCGGTCAACGTGCAGCACGGCGACCATTCTGCAATTCTCCCACTCTACGTCGTAGACCACAAGGGACCACCTCTACTGGGCCGGGAGTGGCTGCACGCCGTCCGGCTGGAGTGGGCGAAAATCTGGAACCTGAACAACATTACAAG GACCTTTGCTACCTCGGACACAGAATCAGCGCACAAGGCATATCGGCAACGACGGAGAAGGTTGACGCACTCCTCAAGGCTCCAGCCCCTAAAGACAGGCAGCAGCTGCAGTCGTTCCTGGGAGTCGTCAATTTCTACGGCAAGTTCCTTCCTAACCTAG